CGGTTGCCCCTATGACCATTGGGAAGGTAAACGCTGCATAACCAGGGCTGAAAGGTAATCTCAGCAGCTTAAAAAACGCCAAATAAATGATCGCTGTCATCAAGACGGCAATCCCAAACAATAACGCCACAATCACAGGTGATGGCGTTGTGGTTACCGTCAAGTAACCCGCGAGAGAGAGGCTGGCTGGAGCCGCTAAAATAGCCATAGTAGGCTTAGCTGCATCCGGAATTTCATGGGTAAACATAAATCGGTAGATCATCACAGGCAGCATGATTGCGTATGACACCATACCAAACACTAACGTCCCATAAGCAATCGGAGCGAGAATAGGATTACCTGAAAAGGAAACGTCTGCAACAATAATACCGACAGGAGGAACAAACCAACTGGGCACCATATGATGCAGTTCAAAATCACGTGCGCGGTGCCATAAAAAGCAAAGCAGAAAGACAATGTGCAATACGACCGCACTCAGCCAAACGATATCACCAGCCAACGGTAAAAAGTGACCTAGCGAATTGGAGATCACCATACTTGCCATTGCAAAAGTAGGAACCACACTGCCAACAACAGGGTGTGCTAAGTCTTGTTTCAATAAGTGTCGATGCAAAAGAAATTTAATCGCTAAAACTAACAGCAGAACAAAAGCGATACCGGCACATATCCACTGGCCAAACCCTTGTAGGTCAGTCACATTTTCCCAGCTCCAACCTAAACTGGCAATCCCAAGTGCAAGTCCCGCCATCGGTGTAGGGGCGCCCATGACTTTTGCTTTTGTTGTTCGAATCATCACTACCTCAACGCTTAATATTCTGTAGAAGAGACTACTTTACCCTTGCACTTTGTTTCGATATATCCAATTATTTAAGACCAGCGTTCAATTATTCTTAACAAAGCCAATGCCACCTCGTATCTCACTCAAACAACTGCATGTGTTTATTTCAATTGTACAAAACAAAACACTCACTGCAGCAGCGCAATCTTTGTTCTTATCTAAAGCGGCTGTCAGCATGGCTCTGTCTGAACTTGAAAAGCACATCGGCCATCCTTTATTTGATCGAGTCAATAATCGTCTTATTCTCAATCAGGAAGGTCAAAAAATGCTGCCTGTTGCCGATGAAATTATTCGTAGAAGCCAAGAGATCGAAGGCTTATTTGACAGTGACAAAAGCTTAGCAGGTTTTCTCCGTATTGGTGCCAGTGATACTCTGGGTAATCACGTCTTACCTTACCTCTTAAGTGATTTTCGACATCAAACTCAGCACCGTTCACAAAGTCTCTTGATTTCAAACTCGGCCCAGATTTGCAATAAGTTGCTCGCTTACGAGCTCGATGTTGGCTTTATTGAAGGAAAATCGACGCACCCAGACCTCATATCAACACCATTTAGCGAAGATGAAATGTGTGTGATATGTGCGCCTAATCAAGCACAATCTGTACAAGCGTCATCCTCTGTTGCTGTGCTAGAAAACAAGCCATGGGTTTTACGCGAAGAAGGCTCTGGTTCTAGGGCATTTTTCCTCAAAACCATCGCTCCCAGATTAGAAAATTGGCAAGAGGCTTTCCAGCTAAATACCACGGAAGCACTGATTAACTCAGTCTCAGCAGGGCTTGGATTTGGATGCTTGTCTCGTCTTGCCGCTCAATCAGCGATGCAGGATGGACGCGTCAGCGTGGTGAACATCCCTCTGGATATGAAACGCCGGTTTTGGCTACTCGTTCACAAAGAAAAATATCAAAGTTTATTGCTAAGAACATTTATTCAGTTTTGTGTACCCAAGTAACCTCAACATGCCGTGTTTAGCCAAAGTCTCAATAGTACAGAGCTCATCTCTGTTTCGGTGGTATTTCCCGCAATTGCTATCTTAATGCGAAGCACAACTGGACTTCTCAAGCTAAAAACTGTATAAGCACCCAGTATAATTTAATCAAATCAGAGGACCAACCATGGCTGTAATAGTTAAGTACGTGGTAGAGCGCAATGGAGAAGAAAAAATGACTTTTACCTCTAAAGCGGAAGCCGATGCCTACGATAAAATGTTAGACATGGCAGACGAGTTATTCTCACTGCTTGGTAAAAGTGAACTGCTAGAAGATGAAGGCAAGCAAGAAGACTTGGCGATGTTCCTAGCACAAAACAAAGAAGAAGTGCTTTATGCGCTAGGAGCTAAGCGCAAACCCGCTGAGAAAAAAGCCAAACCTCAAGCGGTTCCAGAAGAGAGCCAAAAAAGTGATGAAGAAGACGCAGCGTAAGCTGACTCCTCTTTAATGACGTTGAGATCAAAATATTCTCGAACATTAAAACGCTGCAATTTGCGGCGTTTTTGTTTATTTGCCCAACCTCTACTGAACATTTCTCATCAGACAAATATATCGTTTAAAAGACAATGGGTATTCATCGAAAGACTTTCTCTCTCTCAGCTCTTTAAACTAACCAGTTCTCTCTTTATGATGATTTGCATGTGACCTCAACCGACGAGGCACAACCCTACTCGCTTTTTCTTGCTATTGAACCGGCAAGATAGACCCAACACACGGAGATCAATTATGGCTTTCTTTTCTTTGGCCTTTGGTACGGCAACAAAAAATCGCGATGAAAAAATCATCGAAGCATTTTTTCCAAATCCAATCCTAAACCCAAGTGCTGAACTTGTTAATGCATTGGCATCACTAGTCGGCTACGAGCAAGGTAACCAAGCTATTGAGATCTCGGCAACACAATGCACAGAACTGGCCGCAGCTTTCGAAGCCCATGGTGATAATGCAAACGCTGATTTTGCAGCAAAAGCCGCTCAATCCTCTCAACCTCTTGTGCTTGTTATGCTAGCCAACGACGAACAACCACAAAGCGTTGCAGAAGGCTTCCTGAAGCTTCAATTAATCTCTCACCGTCTAGTACAACCTCACGGTACTGTCTTGGATGGCATTTTTGGCCTACTACACAATATTGCTTGGACTAACGAAGGTCCAATCGATCTCCCTGAGCTGGCTGAGCGTCAAATAGAAGCTCGTTTAGCTGGTCGCATTCTTAGTGTCGATTGTGTGGATAAATTCCCTAAAATGGTTGACTACGTGGTTCCATCAGGTGTACGTATTGCAGATACATCACGTGTTCGTCTTGGCGCACACGTGGGCGAAGGGACGACGGTTATGCACGAAGGTTTCATCAACTTTAACGCAGGTACCACTGGGGTAAGCATGGTTGAAGGTCGCATTTCTGCCGGTGTCGTGGTAGGTAACGGCTCAGATATTGGCGGTGGCGCTTCTATCATGGGTACGCTTTCAGGTGGCGGTAAAGTAGTGGTCTCTATCGGTGAAAATTCACTGCTCGGTGCCAATGCTGGCCTAGGTTTTCCAATGGGTGATCGCTGTACGATTGAATCTGGCCTTTACGTAACCGCAGGTTCAAAAGTTCGCATGCTTGATTCTGAAGGTCAAGAAGTGGAAGTGGTTAAAGCTCGTGATTTAGCTGGCGTATCAGACCTCCTTTTCCGTCGTAACTCTGTAACAGGCCAAATTGAATGCTTAGCGAATAAGAGTGCCGTTGAGTTAAACAGTGAACTACACAAAAACAACTAAAATGCACTAGGGCTTTTGAACTAAACAGATCAAGCTAAAGAACGTATTTTAGAAAAGTTGTTTTTGATAATCAGATTCTAAAAAAAAAACCTTCGCATTTTATGCCAAGGTTTTTTTTTTAGAATCTGGTTATTAATCGCAACTTAAGCTTAAGCGGAAATTACTTATTTAAAAAGTTTACCGCTTTATCAGGGAAATCCGTAAATACCCCGTCGACTTTTACTTGGTTATAGAAAATGTCTAACATGCCGTCAAAGCTCTTGGTATAGCTTGGAATGCGCTCAGCCTCCGCTCGGAAAGTATATGGATGCACTTGCAGTCCCGCTTCTTTAGCTGCTTTCATTAATGGTTTAATAATAATGTTGTCTTGCGTTGACTTATCGTCGACTAACATTGGCTTCCATGGGCCAATACCTTCCGCATAAGCCGCCACTTTTTTCATACCATCAGCTTCAAACATCCAGTCATAGCTATAAGGAATGGCTTCTCCATCCTTGTATACCATGGTTTCATTCCAATCCGTGTAAGCCATCAATTGAACCAGTTTCAGGTCCATTTTCATGGCTGGCATAAGCTCATTATTAATGCGTTGTAGCTCATTTGCATCAAAACATTGCAGATACACTTTATCGTCTTGAGAATTATAGCCATATTGCTTTAAAACGTTTAAAACGGCTTTTGAAATATCTTTACCTTCATTACGATGGAACCAAGGTGCTTTAATTTCTGGGTAGATACCAATGTCGTAACCCAGTGTTTTGTTTAAACCTTGAATCAGCTCCAGCTCTTCTGCAAAAGTGGGGACTTTAAAATCAGATTTCCACATTGGGAAACGTGTTGGATACCCTGCAACTTTGTTGCCTTTATCATCAATATTAAACCCTTCCGTTACTCGTAAGGTTTTAATTTCAGAGAGAGTAAAGTCAATCGCGTAATAACGACCATCAGCACGAGCGCGTTCAGGAAAACGCTCAGCAACATCAGTAACACGATCCAAATAATGGTCATGTAGCACCACCAACTGGTCGTCTTTTGTCATGACTACATCTTGTTCAATATAATCAGGCTTCATTGCATAAGCGAGAGCTTTTGCTTCTAAAGTATGTTCAGGCAAATATCCTGACGCTCCGCGATGAGCAATGACCAATGGCTTAGCAATTGCACCCGCTGATAGGCTCAGCGCTAAAAAAGTAATACCTAATGACTTGGTTGTTTTCATTGTTATTTTCCTTGATATGAAAAAGGCAGTATTTCACTGCCTCTTTAACTTTTTATGACGCTAATGCGGTTTTTTCTTGTTGTTTTTTATTATGGAAATCTCGTTCACCAAAATACGCATATACCAGACATAACAGTGCAGCAACACATGAACCAACCAGAATGATAAATCCACCATCCCAACCAAAGTGATCCACCGTGTAACCAAGAATCGCATTCGCTGCAACGGCACCACCAAGATAACCAAAGAGTCCGGTCAGACCTGCCGCTGTACCAGCTGCCTTTTTAGGAGCTAATTCAAGAGCATACAAACCAATTAACATCACAGGACCATAAATGAGGAAGCCGATCGCCACGAGAGCCATCATGTCAACTTCTGGGTTACCTGCCGGATTAAACCAGTAAACAAGCACAGCGATCATGACCAGCGCCATAAATAGAATTCCTGCAGGCGCACGACGCCCTTTAAATAGCTTGTCAGAGATCCAACCACATAATAGTGTGCCTGGAATACCAGCCCACTCATATAAGAAATAGGCCCATGACGATTTATCCACGCTGAAACCTTTCGCTTCGCTCAAATAGACGGGTGCCCAGTCAAGCACACCGTAACGAATGAGATAAACAAAAGCATTAGCAATTGCAATCGCCCAAAGTAGCTTATTGGAAAAGACATACTTGAAGAAGATTTCCTTCGCAGTCATTTCATTTTCATAAGCTTTATCGTAGCTGTCTGGGTAATCATTTTTATATTCTTCTATCGATGGTAAACCACAAGATTGAGGAGTATCTCTCAGTGTGATCCAAATGAAGACAGCAACGAGTGTGGCAAAAAAGGCGGGAACATAAAATGCAGTGTGCCAATCGTCGTTAAATGCCCATAAGCCAAATAGGAACATTGGGCCGATCAGACCACCACCGACATTATGTGCGACATTCCAGACTGAAACGATCTTGCCCCGCTCTTTACGCGACCACCAGTGAACCATGGTTCGACCACAAGCTGGCCATCCCATACCTTGAAACCAACCATTTAAGAACAACAGGCAAAACATGGCAGGAATACTGGCTGTCGCCCATGGCATGAAGCCAAAGCAAAACATAACCAGCGCTGACATGATCAATCCAGCACTCAAGAAATAGCGAGGATTAGAACGGTCCGAAACACTTCCCATTAAAAATTTAGATAAACCGTAGGCAATAGAGACAGCTGCTAAAGCAACACCGAGATCACCTCGGCTAAAGCCCTGTTCAATCAGGTAAGGCATGGCCAAACTGAAGTTTTTACGTACTAAGTAATAACCTGCGTATCCGAAAAAAATGCCGGCAAATAACTGCCATCGTAACCTTGTATAAGTGCGATCGATCTTGCTTTCTCGCAAGCGTTCAATATGCGCCTTAGGTTTGAATATTCCAAACATAGGAACCCCATTAATAATTTTCAACAAAGCCCATTTAAATAAACGTGTTCATCAGCACTTTAATCAACAACACTCATAACTATTAATATTCAGAAAATTTTCCGACTCGATATAACAATGAATATGCTGACATTAAAAAGGCTTTTATTTTTTTAATAAAGAGAACGTACACTTATCTAAATTAGCCGTTTTCATAACACCCAATTTCGCACGAAAGAAAACGAAAGGGTACGAAACTAGACGGCATTTTATGAAATGACGCGACAATTTCTGTGATAAGGGCGACACAACGGTTAAAAGTATTAAATTAATCATTACTTATAAAATTAAATATGAGCAAAATCACAAAAAGCTTACTTGCAAGAAATATAAATTTGGCATTTTTATTACTAAAACCATGAAGGTTAGGCTAATTTTTGCACATGACGTTTCTGAAAAGTGAAAGCACTCTCATATTTAATGGATGAGTTTTCGGGCTAAAGGTCATGTAATAAAACTTAATTTCCAGCAATTAAGGTTATTTTACCCATATTTAAAAAGCTGCGTTGATTAACAAAAATTTGGCCTGTTTTACGCAAACACATGCTCAAACACTCAATTTTATAGCTCGTTTATTTTCGTTATCGCCAATACATGCACAATAACTTTGTGCTACACACTAATAGTCTCAAGGTGCAGCCTTCAATCAGGCACCTTGTAGGTGGAATTTGCAACGAAAAGGACAACGAATATGACATCCAACAAACCCTCTTCTCTTCTTGGAGAATGTTTAGCTGAGTTTATCGGCACTGCAATTCTTATCTTTTTTGGTGTCGGCTGTGTTGCCGCATTGGTCTTAACTGGCGCCGAGTTTGGACAGTGGGAAATCAGTATTGTCTGGGGGTTAGGAGTTGCTATTGCCATCTACTGTACTGCAGGCGTATCAGGTGCGCACATTAATCCAGCTGTAACGATTGCCCTAGCCATGTTCCATGGTTTCAATAAAAACAAGGTGCTACCCTATATTATTGCTCAAATTCTGGGCGCATTTTGCTCAGCCGCATTGGTTTATAGTTTGTATAGCAATCTATTTACGGACTATGAAATCATGCATAACTTCACTCGTAGTAGCCAAGAAGCGTTAAGCACCGCTGGCATTTTTTCTACTTACCCCCATGCCTCATTATCATTGATGGGTGCTTTTGCCGTAGAATTCGTTATTACCGCCGTGTTACTGTTTGTCATTCTCGCTCTTGGTGATGAAAACAACGGAGCTTCACGAGGTGCTTTAAATCCTCTTCTTATTGGCATTCTCATTGCGGTCATTGGCTGCTCTCTAGGTCCATTGACAGGTTTTGCCATGAACCCTGCACGAGATTTTGGCCCTAAACTGTTTGCTTACTTTGCTGGATGGGAACATGCTCTTACTGGAGCACGAGAGATCCCATACTTTATTATTCCAATTTTAGCGCCAATTGCTGGGGCTTGTTTTGGTGCTTGGCTTTATCCGAAAGCGATTGCCGCTTATTTACCTCAGCAAGGCCAAGGATGCACAATTCCTAATCAATGTGAACAGACAGAGACTGAACAAGCTCAAGCATCTTGAGGTCACTTGGGTATAAAATATAAATAACAAAATATAAGGATTCTTCTTATGACTGAGCAAAAATACATCGTTGCCCTAGATCAAGGAACAACAAGCTCTCGTGCTGTTATTTTGGATCATGACGCTAATATTGTAAGTGTCGCTCAAAGAGAGTTTACCCAAATATATCCCAAAGCAGGTTGGGTTGAGCATGACCCAATGGAAATCTGGGCAACACAGAGCTCAACCTTAGTTGAAGCGCTAGCAAAAACGGGAATCAGTAGCGACCAATTGGCAGGTATCGGCATCACTAACCAACGTGAAACAACCATCGTTTGGAATAAAGAAACGGGCAAACCTGTGTATAATGCCATTGTTTGGCAATGCCGCCGCACGGCTGACATTTGTGAAAAACTGAAAGCACATGGTTTAGAAGAATACGTCCGTGATAATACTGGTTTAGTCCTAGACCCCTATTTTTCTGGTACCAAGATAAAATGGATCTTAGACAATGTTGATGGCGCTCGTGAACAGGCGCAAGCTGGTAAACTTCTCTTTGGAACGGTCGATACTTGGTTAGTCTGGAAAATGACTCAAGGCCGCGTGCACGTCACTGACTATACCAATGCTTCTCGAACGATGCTGTTCAATATCAATGATCTGAGCTGGGATAAAACGCTACTGGATGCACTTGATATACCTGCCTCCATGATGCCTGAAGTGAAAGCTTCCTCTGAAATTTACGGTCAAACCAATATCGGAGGCAAAGGCGGTATTCGTATTCCTATTGCTGGCATTGCAGGCGATCAGCAAGCCGCTCTCTTTGGTCAAATGTGCGTACAAGCAGGCCAAGCCAAGAATACTTACGGCACCGGTTGTTTCCTACTAATGAACACGGGTAAAGAGAAAGTCACCTCTAAAAACGGATTGCTAACGACTCTTGCTTGTGGTCCGCGAGGTGAACCAGCCTACGCACTTGAAGGCGCTGTTTTTATGGGGGGAGCATCAATTCAATGGTTACGTGATGAATTAAAGATCTTAGCCGGAGCCGAAGACTCGGAATACTTTGCGACTAAAGTGGACTCATCCAACGGAGTCTATGTTGTGCCAGCGTTTACGGGGCTTGGTGCTCCCTACTGGGATGCATATGCAAGGGGAACCATTGTGGGGCTGACTCGAGGCATAAACTCGAATCATATTATCCGTGCCACTTTAGAAGGTATTGCATATCAAACTCGTGATGTTTTGGATGCCATGCAAGCCGACTCTGGCATTAAACTAGAAAATCTTCGAGTTGACGGTGGCGCTGTCGCCAATAACTTCCTCATGCAGTTCCAATCAGATGTCCTTGATACCGAGGTACATCGACCAAAAGTGACCGAAGTAACCGCTCTGGGTGCTGCTTACCTTGCAGGCTTAGCTGTCGGCTTCTGGAGCAGTCTTGAGGAGTTGGAAAACAAAGCAGTTATCGAACGAACCTTTGAGCCACATGAAGACGAAGCAAAACGTAATCGACGCTATAAAGGCTGGAAGCGTGCGGTGAAATGCGCTCAAACATGGTCAGAACTTCACGACGACGAAGATTAATCTCAATCGCCCCAAACAATGATTTCGAAGCCACTTAGAGATATCCCCTAGTAACTTCAAGATACAGTGTTGAGCGCGATGACTTGAGGTCACTGGGGTATAAACAACATTACTGGGGTATAAACAACATTACTTGGGCATAAACAAATTATTTGGGTATAAGCAATAAGAGCGCTGCTTAAAGCGCTCTTTTTAAGTCTTGAGACGAATTATCTTGCCTCTAGACTTCTCACATCATGCTAATTCACGCACAATAGTTAAATTTAATACGCTATCAACACCAATGCTCAGGGAGTGTTTAATGAAGCAAATACCAAGACACCAACAAATTGTTGAATTGGTTATAAAACAGGGTTACGTCAGTACTGATGAGCTGGTTGAGAAATTTAATGTCAGCCCTCAAACTATCCGACGCGATCTCAATGAGCTTGCCGACGAAAATAAAATTCGTCGTTACCATGGTGGAGCAACCGTCCCTCTCAGTTCAGAAAACACCTCCTACAGCACACGCAAAGAGCTCAACTTCAATGAAAAAGACGTCATTGCTGAAGAATTGGTAAAACATATCCCGGATGGAGCCACGCTTTTTATTGATATCGGCACCACTCCAGAAGCGGTTGCACGAGCATTAAATAAAAATCATAAACAGTTACGAGTTGTCACCAATAACATCAATGTCGCGAGCATTTTATTGTCCAACCCTGAAATCAAAGTGATTCTCGCCGGTGGTGAAGTTCGTAACCGAGATGGTGGTATTGTTGGCGAAGCTACTTTGGACTTCGTCAAACAATTCAGGCTCGATTTTGGCATCTTGGGCATCAGTGGTATCGATTTTGATGGTTCCTTATTAGACTTTGATTATCATGAAGTGAGAGTAAAACAGGCCATCATTGATAATAGCCGCAGTGTGTTTCTTGCCGTCGACCATTCCAAGTTTGGTCGTAATGCCATGGTCAAACTCGGCAATATTGCTCAGTTGAATATGGTCTTTACCAAC
This window of the Vibrio azureus genome carries:
- a CDS encoding TDT family transporter, with the protein product MIRTTKAKVMGAPTPMAGLALGIASLGWSWENVTDLQGFGQWICAGIAFVLLLVLAIKFLLHRHLLKQDLAHPVVGSVVPTFAMASMVISNSLGHFLPLAGDIVWLSAVVLHIVFLLCFLWHRARDFELHHMVPSWFVPPVGIIVADVSFSGNPILAPIAYGTLVFGMVSYAIMLPVMIYRFMFTHEIPDAAKPTMAILAAPASLSLAGYLTVTTTPSPVIVALLFGIAVLMTAIIYLAFFKLLRLPFSPGYAAFTFPMVIGATALFKMAHWMEVRGLAEHYVQQIHWLAILELMVASMVVVYVSIQYIRYLLIHPYRAQHS
- a CDS encoding MIP/aquaporin family protein, producing MTSNKPSSLLGECLAEFIGTAILIFFGVGCVAALVLTGAEFGQWEISIVWGLGVAIAIYCTAGVSGAHINPAVTIALAMFHGFNKNKVLPYIIAQILGAFCSAALVYSLYSNLFTDYEIMHNFTRSSQEALSTAGIFSTYPHASLSLMGAFAVEFVITAVLLFVILALGDENNGASRGALNPLLIGILIAVIGCSLGPLTGFAMNPARDFGPKLFAYFAGWEHALTGAREIPYFIIPILAPIAGACFGAWLYPKAIAAYLPQQGQGCTIPNQCEQTETEQAQAS
- a CDS encoding DeoR/GlpR family transcriptional regulator translates to MKQIPRHQQIVELVIKQGYVSTDELVEKFNVSPQTIRRDLNELADENKIRRYHGGATVPLSSENTSYSTRKELNFNEKDVIAEELVKHIPDGATLFIDIGTTPEAVARALNKNHKQLRVVTNNINVASILLSNPEIKVILAGGEVRNRDGGIVGEATLDFVKQFRLDFGILGISGIDFDGSLLDFDYHEVRVKQAIIDNSRSVFLAVDHSKFGRNAMVKLGNIAQLNMVFTNKQPPAEILSILKESAIPLEVVTA
- a CDS encoding YebG family protein, whose translation is MAVIVKYVVERNGEEKMTFTSKAEADAYDKMLDMADELFSLLGKSELLEDEGKQEDLAMFLAQNKEEVLYALGAKRKPAEKKAKPQAVPEESQKSDEEDAA
- the glpT gene encoding glycerol-3-phosphate transporter; protein product: MFGIFKPKAHIERLRESKIDRTYTRLRWQLFAGIFFGYAGYYLVRKNFSLAMPYLIEQGFSRGDLGVALAAVSIAYGLSKFLMGSVSDRSNPRYFLSAGLIMSALVMFCFGFMPWATASIPAMFCLLFLNGWFQGMGWPACGRTMVHWWSRKERGKIVSVWNVAHNVGGGLIGPMFLFGLWAFNDDWHTAFYVPAFFATLVAVFIWITLRDTPQSCGLPSIEEYKNDYPDSYDKAYENEMTAKEIFFKYVFSNKLLWAIAIANAFVYLIRYGVLDWAPVYLSEAKGFSVDKSSWAYFLYEWAGIPGTLLCGWISDKLFKGRRAPAGILFMALVMIAVLVYWFNPAGNPEVDMMALVAIGFLIYGPVMLIGLYALELAPKKAAGTAAGLTGLFGYLGGAVAANAILGYTVDHFGWDGGFIILVGSCVAALLCLVYAYFGERDFHNKKQQEKTALAS
- a CDS encoding LysR family transcriptional regulator yields the protein MPPRISLKQLHVFISIVQNKTLTAAAQSLFLSKAAVSMALSELEKHIGHPLFDRVNNRLILNQEGQKMLPVADEIIRRSQEIEGLFDSDKSLAGFLRIGASDTLGNHVLPYLLSDFRHQTQHRSQSLLISNSAQICNKLLAYELDVGFIEGKSTHPDLISTPFSEDEMCVICAPNQAQSVQASSSVAVLENKPWVLREEGSGSRAFFLKTIAPRLENWQEAFQLNTTEALINSVSAGLGFGCLSRLAAQSAMQDGRVSVVNIPLDMKRRFWLLVHKEKYQSLLLRTFIQFCVPK
- the glpK gene encoding glycerol kinase GlpK, producing MTEQKYIVALDQGTTSSRAVILDHDANIVSVAQREFTQIYPKAGWVEHDPMEIWATQSSTLVEALAKTGISSDQLAGIGITNQRETTIVWNKETGKPVYNAIVWQCRRTADICEKLKAHGLEEYVRDNTGLVLDPYFSGTKIKWILDNVDGAREQAQAGKLLFGTVDTWLVWKMTQGRVHVTDYTNASRTMLFNINDLSWDKTLLDALDIPASMMPEVKASSEIYGQTNIGGKGGIRIPIAGIAGDQQAALFGQMCVQAGQAKNTYGTGCFLLMNTGKEKVTSKNGLLTTLACGPRGEPAYALEGAVFMGGASIQWLRDELKILAGAEDSEYFATKVDSSNGVYVVPAFTGLGAPYWDAYARGTIVGLTRGINSNHIIRATLEGIAYQTRDVLDAMQADSGIKLENLRVDGGAVANNFLMQFQSDVLDTEVHRPKVTEVTALGAAYLAGLAVGFWSSLEELENKAVIERTFEPHEDEAKRNRRYKGWKRAVKCAQTWSELHDDED
- the dapD gene encoding 2,3,4,5-tetrahydropyridine-2,6-dicarboxylate N-succinyltransferase, producing the protein MAFFSLAFGTATKNRDEKIIEAFFPNPILNPSAELVNALASLVGYEQGNQAIEISATQCTELAAAFEAHGDNANADFAAKAAQSSQPLVLVMLANDEQPQSVAEGFLKLQLISHRLVQPHGTVLDGIFGLLHNIAWTNEGPIDLPELAERQIEARLAGRILSVDCVDKFPKMVDYVVPSGVRIADTSRVRLGAHVGEGTTVMHEGFINFNAGTTGVSMVEGRISAGVVVGNGSDIGGGASIMGTLSGGGKVVVSIGENSLLGANAGLGFPMGDRCTIESGLYVTAGSKVRMLDSEGQEVEVVKARDLAGVSDLLFRRNSVTGQIECLANKSAVELNSELHKNN
- the glpQ gene encoding glycerophosphodiester phosphodiesterase — translated: MKTTKSLGITFLALSLSAGAIAKPLVIAHRGASGYLPEHTLEAKALAYAMKPDYIEQDVVMTKDDQLVVLHDHYLDRVTDVAERFPERARADGRYYAIDFTLSEIKTLRVTEGFNIDDKGNKVAGYPTRFPMWKSDFKVPTFAEELELIQGLNKTLGYDIGIYPEIKAPWFHRNEGKDISKAVLNVLKQYGYNSQDDKVYLQCFDANELQRINNELMPAMKMDLKLVQLMAYTDWNETMVYKDGEAIPYSYDWMFEADGMKKVAAYAEGIGPWKPMLVDDKSTQDNIIIKPLMKAAKEAGLQVHPYTFRAEAERIPSYTKSFDGMLDIFYNQVKVDGVFTDFPDKAVNFLNK